One window of the Entelurus aequoreus isolate RoL-2023_Sb linkage group LG18, RoL_Eaeq_v1.1, whole genome shotgun sequence genome contains the following:
- the mgat3b gene encoding LOW QUALITY PROTEIN: beta-1,4-mannosyl-glycoprotein 4-beta-N-acetylglucosaminyltransferase (The sequence of the model RefSeq protein was modified relative to this genomic sequence to represent the inferred CDS: inserted 2 bases in 1 codon) yields the protein MKMRRHRVFLLCTVGLCVISFLHYYKALHYVSLLRELSAPAPYSNIKSFIMVSGLFWREKGAAATSLSPASPEEAPPLPALRPSDAKGDAADVAGPEPAPPRPWQKPEENLRVDVPSQQEEDHLQARETSRPPRPAGVDQQVILSDIEHPAVSLWDQTSDPLESMGDMHTRTHQLQDDKTPYFARTKAGALCFRQGTEVASQKDNSGRTGAAAAGEGGRTGLPGHRKPLEVQQQPSTLPKPRTRARGGRRLVKCVCRPGWHGPYCGVPTMVYHSNLPTKERLTPRETPRRIINAINVNHEFDLLHVRFHELAQAVDLFLVCESNFTAYGEKRSLSFLQRLLNGTXYIRHKILYVFLDHFPDGGRQDGWIADDYLRTFLSSNGMSRVDGVRPDDVFVINDADEIPAREALLFLKLFDGWTEPFAIHMRKSLYGFFWKQLGSLEVVSGCTVAMLREVYDGDGIKLRRRQYYTLPGFRRYENETGHILVQWSVGSPFHFAGWHCSWCFAPEGIHHKLVSAQNGDFPRWGDYEDKRDLNYIRDLIRTGGWFDGSVQEYPPVDPKEHMYAPRYMLEHYDRYRYLLENPYSLTPA from the exons ATGAAAATGCGGCGGCACCGGGTGTTCTTGCTGTGCACGGTGGGCCTGTGCGTCATCTCCTTCCTGCACTACTACAAGGCCCTCCACTACGTCTCCCTGCTGCGCGAGCTCTCCGCCCCCGCCCCGTACTCCAACATCAAGTCCTTCATCATGGTCTCCGGCTTGTTCTGGAGGGAGAAGGGAGCGGCGGCCACGTCGCTCAGCCCCGCCTCCCCCGAAGAAGCCCCGCCCCTGCCGGCCCTCCGCCCGTCGGACGCCAAAGGCGACGCGGCGGATGTCGCGGGACCGGAGCCGGCGCCCCCTCGCCCTTGGCAGAAACCCGAGGAGAACCTGCGGGTAGACGTTCCGAGTCAG CAAGAAGAAGACCACCTCCAAGCCCGGGAGACCAGCCGCCCTCCTCGACCTGCAGGCGTTGACCAGCAGGTCATCCTGTCGGACATTGAGCACCCGGCGGTGTCCCTGTGGGACCAGACTTCAGACCCCTTGGAATCCATGGGAGACATGCACACCCGCACTCACCAACTGCAAGACGACAAAACTCCGTACTTTGCGCGGACCAAAGCCGGAGCTCTTTGCTTCCGGCAGGGCACGGAGGTGGCTAGCCAAAAGGACAACTCCGGAAGGACGGGCGCGGCGGCGGCCGGGGAAGGCGGACGCACGGGGCTGCCCGGGCATCGGAAACCTCTGGAGGTTCAGCAGCAGCCGTCCACACTTCCGAAACCCAGGACGAGGGCGCGAGGCGGCCGGCGTCTGGTGAAGTGCGTGTGCCGCCCGGGGTGGCACGGACCCTACTGCGGCGTCCCCACCATGGTGTACCACTCCAACCTGCCCACCAAGGAGCGCCTGACGCCCAGAGAGACTCCTCGGCGGATCATCAACGCTATCAACGTGAATCACGAGTTTGACCTGCTGCACGTGCGCTTTCACGAGCTCGCCCAGGCTGTCGACCTGTTCCTAGTCTGCGAGTCCAACTTCACGGCATACGGAGAGAAACGATCTCTGAG TTTTCTTCAGCGTCTCCTCAACGGCAC TTACATCCGCCACAAGATCCTGTACGTGTTCCTCGACCACTTCCCGGACGGCGGGCGGCAGGACGGGTGGATAGCCGACGACTACCTGCGCACCTTCCTGTCCAGCAACGGCATGTCCCGGGTGGACGGCGTCCGGCCAGACGACGTCTTCGTCATCAACGACGCTGACGAGATCCCGGCTCGTGAGGCCCTCCTCTTCCTCAAGCTGTTTGACGGCTGGACGGAGCCTTTCGCCATCCACATGCGCAAG TCGCTCTACGGCTTCTTCTGGAAGCAGCTGGGCTCGCTGGAGGTGGTGTCGGGCTGCACGGTGGCCATGCTGCGCGAGGTCTACGACGGCGACGGCATCAAGCTGCGGCGGCGCCAGTACTACACGCTGCCGGGCTTCCGCAGGTACGAGAACGAGACGGGCCACATCCTGGTGCAGTGGTCCGTGGGCAGCCCCTTCCACTTCGCCGGCTGGCACTGCTCCTGGTGCTTCGCGCCCGAGGGCATCCACCACAAGCTGGTGTCGGCGCAGAACGGGGACTTCCCGCGCTGGGGCGACTACGAGGACAAGCGCGACCTCAACTACATCCGCGACCTGATCCGCACGGGCGGCTGGTTCGACGGCTCCGTGCAGGAGTACCCCCCCGTGGACCCCAAAGAGCACATGTACGCCCCCCGCTACATGCTGGAGCACTACGACAGGTACCGCTACCTCCTGGAGAACCCCTACAGCCTAACGCCCGCGTAG
- the c1qtnf6b gene encoding complement C1q tumor necrosis factor-related protein 1 — MAACLRLLLLLPLACCLPSPSRPPSRYCRRCCDHTEPQAGPAHYRVPEVHTVVNMTILKGDKGDRGDKGTPGKSGLEGPPGQLGPVGFKGSKGQAGAPGDPCKTPQSSFSVGRRKSLHSVDYYQALVFDTVFVNPHEHFNMFKGKFYCYVPGVYFFNVNVHTWNFKETYLHLMHNEQEQVILYAQPSERSIMQSQSVMLELAQDDEVWLRLYKRERENAVYSDDVDVYITFNGYLVAPGLQ, encoded by the exons ATGGCGGCGTGTTTGAGGCTTCTTCTGCTGCTGCCGCTGGCGTGCTGCCTGCCCTCCCCCTCCCGGCCTCCCTCGCGATACTGCCGCCGCTGCTGCGACCACACGGAGCCTCAGGCCGGCCCCGCCCACTACCGCGTGCCCGAGGTCCACACCGTGGTCAACATGACCATCCTCAAAG GTGATAAAGGCGACAGAGGGGATAAAGGCACGCCTGGTAAGTCAGGTCTGGAAGGACCCCCCGGCCAACTCGGACCGGTAGGCTTCAAAGGCAGCAAAGGCCAAGCGGGCGCCCCCGGGGACCCCTGCAAGACCCCCCAGTCGTCCTTCTCGGTGGGTCGCCGCAAGTCCCTGCACAGCGTGGACTACTACCAGGCGCTGGTGTTCGACACGGTGTTCGTCAACCCGCACGAGCACTTCAACATGTTCAAAGGCAAGTTCTACTGCTACGTGCCCGGCGTCTACTTCTTCAACGTCAACGTCCACACCTGGAACTTCAAGGAGACCTACCTGCACCTCATGCACAACGAGCAGGAGCAGGTGATCCTCTACGCGCAGCCCAGCGAGCGCTCCATCATGCAGAGCCAGAGCGTCATGCTGGAGCTGGCGCAGGACGACGAGGTGTGGCTCCGCCTCTACAAGCGCGAGCGGGAGAACGCCGTCTACAGCGACGACGTGGACGTTTACATCACCTTCAACGGGTACCTGGTGGCGCCCGGTCTCCAGTGA